A window of Paenibacillus phoenicis genomic DNA:
AAAAACGGCAGCGGCGAGTTTATTTTCAGTGAAATTTTATGTGGAATTGGCTTCTGCATTAAAGGCGTCCCAGGAAGCCGAAGCTAAGAAGCTAGTGGCCGATTACATGAACCGGCTGGAGCTGCAGAAGGCGATGACCCCTGAAACGGTGCAGATTTTTGCCTGCGAGCTGTGGGGGGTATTTACGTATTGCCTCTATGAAACGGGAGTTCTGCTGAATGATCTTGTACCTGAAGAGCAGATCACCAAGGAGTTGGTGGGCTTAACCGGTCTGGAGCAGCTCACCGAATGGTTGTCGGATAAAATTACGCTGATCTGCAGCAGCCGCCAATGGCGGGGGAACAGCAAGCACCGGCAGGTGGTGGATTACATGACCGGTTATATTCACGAGCATTATGCTGAGGACATTACGCTGGCGGAGTTGTCGGAGAAGCTTTACATTTCCCGCAACCATTTGTCCATCATCTTCAAAAACATAACCGGCGAAACGTTCAACAACTATTTAACCCGCGTTCGGATCGAAAAAGCACGCGAGCTGCTGCTGCAGCGCAATATGCTCGTTTATGAGGTGGCCGAACAGGTCGGCTATAAGAACGTGCCTTATTTCAGCACACTGTTTAAAAAAATCACCGGCATGAGTCCAACGGATCTGATCAAATAAGACACAGGGGAGAGAGAAATCATGATTAACATCGCCATCATCGGCACTGGGTCGATTGCAAGTACCCATCTTGAGGCGTTTGCCCGCTTTAGCGACCGTTGCCGGATCACGGCGCTGGTCGATCGGAGCGGAGGAAAGGCGTACCAGCTCAAAGAGCGTTTTGGCCTGGATTGCGCGGTCTATTCGGATTACAAGGAAGTGTTGAACTTAGATTCGGTGGATTTAGTATCGATTTGTACGCCGCCATCTACCCATGCAGACATTGCGTCGGATTTTCTGCTGGCAGGCAAACATGTCCTGGTGGAAAAGCCGATGGCCCCGTCGCTGTCCGAATGTGATCGGATGCTGGAGGCAGCAGCTCAAGGCCAGGCGCTCTTGTCCGTCGTGGGGCAAAACCGCTTTTATGATCCGATTCGCCGGGTGAAGCGGGTGATCGATGCCGGTTTAGCGGGCCGCATCGTCCACACTGAAGCAAATTCCTATTGGTGGCGCGGCCGCAGCTATTACGATGTGGAATGGCGGGGGACATGGGAAAATGAAGGCGGAGGCTGCGTCATGAACCACGCGGTGCATCATCTGGACCTGCTGCTATGGCTTAGAGGGATGCCATCTAGAGTCCACGCGGTCACCGCCAATACTTCGCACCGGAATTCCCAGGTCGAGGATTTGTCCATCGCGGTCTTGGAGTATGCAGACGGCGGTTTAGCTCAAGTGACCAGTTCCGTCGTTCATCATGGCGAAGAGCAACGGCTTGTTTTTCAGGGGGAGCGGGCTAAGGTGGGAATTCCATGGCAGTTGTATGCCTCGGAGGAAGGGGACGGCGGATTTCCGAGGCGGAATCCAGATCTGGAGGCGGAAATCCAACGAGCAGCCGAGGAGGTCGCACCGCTGCCATACACCGGGCATGCCGGGCAAATTGACGATGTGCTGCGCGCCATTGAAACGGGCTCTCGGCAGGTGCTGATCGACGGGAACGAGGGGCGAAACACGATCGAGCTGATCATGGCGATATATGAATCTGCCGCAACCGGGAAGCCGGTTACGTTGCCGTTGTCCAAAGATTCGATCTATTATTCACGGGAGAGTATTATCGGCCGAGCACCTCGGTTTCACCAACAGGCTTGAGTCTATGATCATGGAGGAGGGAATCTGGCATGGCCATCACATTTAGCATCATCGGCGGAGCGGGCTTTCGTGCCCAATATTATTTACGGATTGCCAAGGCGATGCCGGATCGGTTCCAAATCGGCGGCCTGGTCGTCCGCGACGAAGCGAAGGCGTTGGCGATGGAGCGGCAATGGGGCGTGCGGACGTACCGCTCGGTGAGAGCCCTGCTTCAGCAAGAGCAGCAGGATTTTATGGTTCTGTCGGTGAGCGGCTCGGAGATGCTGCCTTACCTGCTGCAGCTCGCAGAAACGGGGATTCCCGTCCTCTCGGAAACCCCGCCGGCAGCCGACCTTGCGGGACTCGAACTGCTGTATGCAAAGCTTGGGCAAAGCGGCGCAAAGATCCAGGTGGCGGAGCAATATCATTTACATCCGATCCAGCAGGCCAGACTCAAGTTGATCGAAACGGGACGGCTGGGGCGGATTACCGAAGCAACCGTCTCTATCTCCCATTTATACCACGGTGTCAGTCTGATTCGCCGGCTGCTGGGAGTTTCTTTTGAGGAAGTGCGGATTCGCGCCATGCGGTTTGAATCAAGTTGGGTACAGGGGCCAACACGCAGCGGTCCGCCTACGGAGGATCGGCTCGTCCCTTCGTTACGAGAACTGGCATGGCTTGATTTCGGCGACCGGTTGGGGATCTATGATTTTACCCGCGATCAGCATCGCTCCTGGATTCGCTCCAATCATTGCTGTGTCCGCGGCGAACGCGGTGAAATCTTCGATTCGCGGGTATTCATTCAGCAGGAAGATACCACCCCGCTGCAACTGGAGCTGAAACGGGTGAATAAGGGCGAGCTGGAGAACCAGGAGGGATATTTTCTGCAAGGCATTCTCTGCGGGGAGCAGTGGCTGTATACCAATCCGTTTGCGCCGGCTAGATTATATGATGATGAGCTGGCGATTGCGACCGGCCTGATGAAGATGGGCGAATATGTTCAAGGCGGGCCGGAGTTTTACGGATTGTGGGAGGCTGCACAGGATCATTATCTCGGAATGATGATTGAACGGGCGGCGCTTACTGGGGAAACGGTGGTTGCTGCACGTCCGAGCTGGGCCTAAATTTTCCTTGAAAAAAGATTTGACCTTCACGTTACGTTAACGTTTATCATGAGTGTTGTCAGGAGGTGAGCTTGTGGAATACACCATTCAGAAGCTGGGGAATCTTGCAGGGGTCAGTACCCGGACGCTGCGTTATTACGATGAGATCGGACTACTGAAGCCGGCCAGAACGAACTCGTCGGGATATCGCATTTACGGTCGTCGGGAAGTCGATCTGCTGCAGCAGATTTTATTCTATCGGGAACTTGGCCTTAGTTTGGAAGATATCCGGTCCATCGTCACCGATCCCGGATTCGACGGTACCCGCGCGCTGAAAGAACATCGGAATCAACTCCTTGACAAACGCAAGCAACTCGACGCATTAATCGCCAATGTGGAAAAAACGATCGCGTCGCATGAAGGGAGAATCACGATGCAAGATCAAGAAAAATTTGAAGGCTTCAAGAAGCAGTTGATCGAGGAGAACGAGCGTAAATATGGCCGGGAGATCCGGGAAAAATATGGGGTAGACACGGTGGAGAAATCCAATCGGAAGCTGATGAATATGACCAAAGAGGAATACGAAAAGGTGACGCAGCTGGAGAACGAAGTAAAAGCCACGTTAGCCGAAGCCATCAAGACGGGCGATCCCGCCGGTGAACTTGCGCAGAAGGCCGCAGATTTGCACAAGCAGTGGTTGACGTTCTACTGGAGTGATTACAGCAAGGAAGCCCATGCCGGGCTGGCGCAAATGTACGTCGATGATGAGCGTTTTAAAGCTTATTACGACAAGGATCAGCCGGGTGCGGCTGAGTTCCTGCGGGATGCGATTCAAATCTATACCGGGATGAAATCATAAGAAATAGCTCTCCTTTCCGTTTGTCGGGGAGGAGAGCTGTTTTTTGTTGGAGCAGGGTGTGGTTTAAGGTTTACGCCCTACGACCTACGCCTTACGCCCAGTTCCCGTTGCGGAATACCGGCTCGATCGTCCCGTCGGCCAGCTCGCCGTCAATGTTGAGCTCGGCGGAGCCGATCATAAAGTCTACATGTGTTAGACTGACGTTGGCTCCTCTAGCGAGCAGCTCTTCTTTGCTTAGCTTGGCGCCGTTTTCGATATTTACCGGATAAGCGCTGCCCAAGGCGAAATGGCAAGATGCGTTCTCGTCAATCCCGGTGTTATAAAAGATCCGGTTTAGTCTTGAGATCGGCGAGTCATGCGGCACCAGGGCGATTTCACCGAGATAATTGGCTCCCTCGTCTGTTTGGAGCAGGTTCTCCATATGCTCCCGTCCGGATTTGGCGTCGAAACTTACGACTTTACCATCCTTGAACGTCAGCGTTAAGCCTTCGACAAGTTGGCCGTTCAAATTCAGCGGCATTGTGCTGGCTACGGTCCCGTTCACCCCGGTACGGTGCGGCATCGAATAGATTTCCTCCGTCGGCATATTGGCGACAAAATAGTTCCCCGCCTCATTGTAATCCCCTCCTCCCAGCCATAGATGGCCTTCGGGTAACTCGACTTGGAGATCGGTGCCCGGTGCGCGGTAATGCAGCTTTTTGTACCGTTTGGCATTCATATGCCCTTGCCGTTCTTTCAACTGCTGGATATGCTCGTGCCAGGCGGCTATCGGATCCACGCGGTCAACGCGGTTCATTTGAAAGACGGCTTCCCACATGGCCGGGATCCGCTGTTCTTCGGGCAAATCGGCAAACACTTTGTTTGCCCAAGCTTTCGTTGGTGCTTTGATCAGCGACCAGGTGATCCGGTTATTGCGTGTTTGGGCGGAATGCTTCTCCCGCGCTTTCGCTGCCGCTTTGACTGCGGTAGACACCTTGGCTGAAGGGATGCCCCGGAACAGCTCCGGATCCGGTACCTTAATCCGAAGGATCGCGCCGCCTTCCTCTCCGAACTGTTCCGCCATATCCGCGAGCCACTGCGGATAGTAGGACAAGGATTCGTCCGTGGCATGCTCGTAGCGGATGCGGGTAATTTGCTCGTCTTCCCAGTCGACGTGGACGTATTTGGCTCCGGCGTCGTAGGCTTTGGCCACCAGCAGGCGGGTGAAGTCCACCGTTTCCAGCGGTGCTGTCAGCATCAGGTTTTGGCCGGGCTGGATATTCACGCCGACCCGGATGACCAATTCGGCGTATTTTTCAAGAAGTACCTCGAAAGCTTCCATCAATGTAATCCTCCAGTATGCACAGTTTTTCAAACCAAACAAAACTTATTGTAGCACGAACCGGAGGGGAGTGAAAAAGAAAGAGCCGGAAAACTCAGGGGTTCCATCTTGGATATCCAATGGATTGTGCATGATTTGAGCTTTAGTTTCACATCCTAACCTCATCATTGCTTGAGTCCAGCGGTATGATGTCAAGCTGTTGATTTAATCGAATTGGAAATTTCCCGTGCCTGTTGAGCGCGGAGTCACGAAAAAAGGGCGCATCAAACCAAACCCAGCCAAAAACCATGTCAGATACCAGATTTTTACTGGGAATTCGTGAAGGACTAAGGCAAAGGAGGCGTTAATCCTTGGCGCTATTCACCTTCCTTCGAGGCGTGTAGAGTTGGCCGCTGCGTAGCAGCACATCGACCAGACGCACGAGTTTTCTTGCCGTTAAGACGAGGGCGCGTTTGTGTTGATTCTTGGGCACTTCGTGATACTTCTTCCGGTAATATTCACCGAATTCTTCATCGCGCATCCTAACCGAGTTGGCAGCTTCAACGAGGTAGTAGCGCAGGAATCGGTTGCCGGATTTGATGCGGGCGGTGTCCTCCGCCTCGAAGACGCCGGACTGGTGCCTGCGCCACGTCAGACCCGCGTACTTGGCGACGGCGGCTTGATCCTTGAACCGTTCAATATCGCCGAGTTCGCCGAGCAGACCGGCTGCATAGACTTTGCCGATGCCGGGCACTGACAGCAAGCACTGAGCGCCTTGAATGCCGTCGAGGACCCGCTCGATCGCTTTGTCGAGATCCTTGAGCTGCTTCTGGATGCTGCGGATGGATTCGATGGAGGTGCCGAGCACCAGGTCAATCGAATCCTCCACGACCTTGGACAGCCGATAGGAGGCGCGGGCAGCTTGCTGAATGCAGCGGGCGACCCGCTCGGGATCGGGGAAACGATTGCGTCCCTTGTCCCGCAGATAGTCGGCCAGATCGGCCACGTCCATCTCGGCGATGTCATCGAGGCTGAACTTCTCGGAGAGCATCTCCATGAGCGCATGGCCAAACACGGAGCTGTCGACCTCGGTTGTAAACGCATTGCACTTGTAGAACAGGTTCTGCAAGAAGTACTGCTTCTCGCGAGCCAAGTTATGGACCAAGTGGAAACGCATGCGCGTGAGGCGTTGAAGGGCGACATACTGCTCCTGCATGACGATGGTGGTCGTCAGGCGGCCGAAGCGCAGGCGATCCGCAATGACCCAGGCGTCGAGCCGGTCGGTCTTGTCCATATCCGCATAGGCTTCTCTGAACTTGCTGATGAGCTTGGGGTTCAAGGTGAACACCTTGGCCTTGCGCTCTCGAAGCGCTGGATCCTGATGCAGGTACATGGCAGGGTGCCAGCTGTAGACGGAAGTGGCTTCCAAGCCGATGTGAATCTCGGTGACGGCCAACTTGTCCGCTGCAGCGACGATTTGGTCACGCAAGTGCGAGGCGCCATTCAAATTGTTTTTGACGGTGAGTGTCTCAAGCTTGTCACCGTCAGCGTTCATGAAACACGCTTCGAGCTCTTGCGAGCTCACGTCAATACCGACAAAAAGCTTCAAGTGAAATTCCTCCTTTCGCTAGGGATTCAGGGAATGGACGCTCCGGGATGCCTCCGGCGCACGCGCAGATCTATCACCCTCGCGTATGAGGACACACTTCGGGCCATGAGCTGCCCCGGATCTGCTAAAACCGGGCATGGGATGCCGAAGGGAACAGCCAGCGGGTAAGAAGCTCAGACGCGTACCGGAGAAACAGACTTAAGGAGTAGACGATGCTACTGGAGGCAGAAGGATTTCCCCGAATGGACCCTACGTTCCATTGTCCAGAGGCATACCGGAAAGTCCAGTCCCTGATAGAATTTTCAAAGAACAAGCTGAAAATTTGGAGGCTGTTTTCCATCCCCCGGGGGGATGGAAATGAACCTAAAAGAGCTTTTTAAAGATACTATACGAGGAGGAACTGAACATGGAAAATCCATTTTCCAGCATGCAATCTCAAAATCCGATTTCACTTGCACAGCAGTCGGTTAAAAAAGCGCATCGCGCAGTAACCCAAGCTCAGTCGCATCCTCGTGAAGAAACGGTGGAGGGTGCCCGCAATGCGATCGAAAAAGCGGAAAACGCCATCGCCCAAGCCGACGGCCGGATGAATCCCGAGCCGATGGAGCGGGCCAAAGAGGATCTAGCCGAGGACCAAGCGGTATTGGCGGAAGTGGAAAACCAATTACATTCTTGAAGAACTGGTGTATGGGAAAAAAGCCGGTGGTGTACCCCTGATAAGATGGGGACGGACCGGCTTTTTGGTTGTTATGAAGGGAGGGGGGCGCCCTCCAGCGATAGATGTTTTATCCCCGAAGCGGAAAACTGTAAAAGTGCAGGTATTTTCGAGAATATCTCGATTTTGCGGGCAAAGCCTGCAAAAGAAGTCAATTTCATAATTCAATTTATTAGCTACTGCAGGTAACCAATTTCGAGGTGTACATTTTCAAAAAAAGTTACGCGGCTTGTTTGGTCAAACGGATGTTCATGTTCAAATAATCCAGCGCATATTTAGACACATTGTACGCTAGGTAACTTAGTTCGAGATCGACGAACGCACGTTTTTTGAGCCTTCGTGTAGTGCCCATGCCAAAGTATAACTTCAGATATGCAAAGACGCGTTCAATAGCGGTCCGCTGCTTAAACAATTCGGCAAACTTCTCGCTTCCCCGGCCAGGTGCTGTGTATTTGCGGACGTCGGTTTCTATCCGGATTTTATACACCTTCTGGCAACCTGTAGCTTGCAGCGGACATTCCTTGCATTCTTTCGGACGGGTAAATTTCACGTTGCCCCCCTTGGGGTCGTAGCTGTCATAACGGTACGGATGGCCTTGTTCACACAGCGGACGATAATATTTGTCTTCCTTCAAAGGCAGTTTGGTGCGGTGAATTAACGGGATAATCGGAAAAGCACCTAACTTGCGGATTTGTCGGTATACCGCTTCGCCGTCATAGCCCTTATCAGCCAAAACGTGCTTAACCTGCAGATCCGGAAATCGCTCCTGAAGTCGCTTCAGCAGCATAATGGCCGGTCTCTGGTCACTGACATGAGCGGAGCAGGTCTCGCCGGCAACAATATATTGGCTTGCCGTGTCGACGAGCAGATTCGCCTTGTACCCGTACCAGAATTTCACGCGGTGGGTGCCTCGCGGATCGCCTTTTGCGCCAGTGCTTGGGTATTGCGGCATATCGCGGGCGAGTTCTTCGTAACTGGCTGGCAACATGTCGGCTACTCCCCGTTCGAAGAAACCAAGCGACGCTTCGTAAGCATCCATTTGCTTCCGCCACTCGTCCCATTCCGCTTTCGGGATTCTCCCGCGTTTGGAACGTTTGGGCTTCTCCGGCTTGGCTTCCTGGGACGGCGTGCATGTGTCCGCGGAGAACAAGGCAGGGTCTTCGTCAACGAGAGGGCTGGAAGAAGTCGTCGTCTTCCCTTCATCCAGCTTCGAATTTCGGTCGAAGGCCTCAATGTGGGACGAATCTATTGCCAGAACCTCACCCGAAAGAAACCCTGCGGCAATTGCCTGGTCTACCACTGTATCCAGAACGTGTCTCAGTACGC
This region includes:
- a CDS encoding IS110 family RNA-guided transposase, translated to MKLFVGIDVSSQELEACFMNADGDKLETLTVKNNLNGASHLRDQIVAAADKLAVTEIHIGLEATSVYSWHPAMYLHQDPALRERKAKVFTLNPKLISKFREAYADMDKTDRLDAWVIADRLRFGRLTTTIVMQEQYVALQRLTRMRFHLVHNLAREKQYFLQNLFYKCNAFTTEVDSSVFGHALMEMLSEKFSLDDIAEMDVADLADYLRDKGRNRFPDPERVARCIQQAARASYRLSKVVEDSIDLVLGTSIESIRSIQKQLKDLDKAIERVLDGIQGAQCLLSVPGIGKVYAAGLLGELGDIERFKDQAAVAKYAGLTWRRHQSGVFEAEDTARIKSGNRFLRYYLVEAANSVRMRDEEFGEYYRKKYHEVPKNQHKRALVLTARKLVRLVDVLLRSGQLYTPRRKVNSAKD
- a CDS encoding aminopeptidase: MEAFEVLLEKYAELVIRVGVNIQPGQNLMLTAPLETVDFTRLLVAKAYDAGAKYVHVDWEDEQITRIRYEHATDESLSYYPQWLADMAEQFGEEGGAILRIKVPDPELFRGIPSAKVSTAVKAAAKAREKHSAQTRNNRITWSLIKAPTKAWANKVFADLPEEQRIPAMWEAVFQMNRVDRVDPIAAWHEHIQQLKERQGHMNAKRYKKLHYRAPGTDLQVELPEGHLWLGGGDYNEAGNYFVANMPTEEIYSMPHRTGVNGTVASTMPLNLNGQLVEGLTLTFKDGKVVSFDAKSGREHMENLLQTDEGANYLGEIALVPHDSPISRLNRIFYNTGIDENASCHFALGSAYPVNIENGAKLSKEELLARGANVSLTHVDFMIGSAELNIDGELADGTIEPVFRNGNWA
- a CDS encoding MerR family transcriptional regulator: MEYTIQKLGNLAGVSTRTLRYYDEIGLLKPARTNSSGYRIYGRREVDLLQQILFYRELGLSLEDIRSIVTDPGFDGTRALKEHRNQLLDKRKQLDALIANVEKTIASHEGRITMQDQEKFEGFKKQLIEENERKYGREIREKYGVDTVEKSNRKLMNMTKEEYEKVTQLENEVKATLAEAIKTGDPAGELAQKAADLHKQWLTFYWSDYSKEAHAGLAQMYVDDERFKAYYDKDQPGAAEFLRDAIQIYTGMKS
- a CDS encoding Gfo/Idh/MocA family protein, which produces MAITFSIIGGAGFRAQYYLRIAKAMPDRFQIGGLVVRDEAKALAMERQWGVRTYRSVRALLQQEQQDFMVLSVSGSEMLPYLLQLAETGIPVLSETPPAADLAGLELLYAKLGQSGAKIQVAEQYHLHPIQQARLKLIETGRLGRITEATVSISHLYHGVSLIRRLLGVSFEEVRIRAMRFESSWVQGPTRSGPPTEDRLVPSLRELAWLDFGDRLGIYDFTRDQHRSWIRSNHCCVRGERGEIFDSRVFIQQEDTTPLQLELKRVNKGELENQEGYFLQGILCGEQWLYTNPFAPARLYDDELAIATGLMKMGEYVQGGPEFYGLWEAAQDHYLGMMIERAALTGETVVAARPSWA
- a CDS encoding transposase; the encoded protein is MYGIQQAELFSFEELMGMADEAKYSAILEHVPMGIILHAVSKKSTRGRSESLNTRAMMYSLIIGKLEHIRYTKDLIKRLRTSSEFRRLCRFTDSDRVPSEAAYSRLVARLAQSGVLRHVLDTVVDQAIAAGFLSGEVLAIDSSHIEAFDRNSKLDEGKTTTSSSPLVDEDPALFSADTCTPSQEAKPEKPKRSKRGRIPKAEWDEWRKQMDAYEASLGFFERGVADMLPASYEELARDMPQYPSTGAKGDPRGTHRVKFWYGYKANLLVDTASQYIVAGETCSAHVSDQRPAIMLLKRLQERFPDLQVKHVLADKGYDGEAVYRQIRKLGAFPIIPLIHRTKLPLKEDKYYRPLCEQGHPYRYDSYDPKGGNVKFTRPKECKECPLQATGCQKVYKIRIETDVRKYTAPGRGSEKFAELFKQRTAIERVFAYLKLYFGMGTTRRLKKRAFVDLELSYLAYNVSKYALDYLNMNIRLTKQAA
- a CDS encoding Gfo/Idh/MocA family protein yields the protein MINIAIIGTGSIASTHLEAFARFSDRCRITALVDRSGGKAYQLKERFGLDCAVYSDYKEVLNLDSVDLVSICTPPSTHADIASDFLLAGKHVLVEKPMAPSLSECDRMLEAAAQGQALLSVVGQNRFYDPIRRVKRVIDAGLAGRIVHTEANSYWWRGRSYYDVEWRGTWENEGGGCVMNHAVHHLDLLLWLRGMPSRVHAVTANTSHRNSQVEDLSIAVLEYADGGLAQVTSSVVHHGEEQRLVFQGERAKVGIPWQLYASEEGDGGFPRRNPDLEAEIQRAAEEVAPLPYTGHAGQIDDVLRAIETGSRQVLIDGNEGRNTIELIMAIYESAATGKPVTLPLSKDSIYYSRESIIGRAPRFHQQA